The DNA region TTATGGTAGCAATGACTGGGGACAAAGAAGCTTCTTTTTTGGGATTATTCACAATAGAGATTACCGCTGGATTTTGAGGATTGTTGACATCCAATGGGATATCATCAGCCGAAAGCACCATAAATATTTTTTTGGTGCTGATTTTTTTAAAAGCATTAGCCAAGGTACTTTTTACTCCCGCCGTTTGCCTGTCCGAACCTACCCCACTGATAAAAGCATCCGCCATAGCTTTGGCCGTTAAATCTGCTTTTAAGAAAGTGATAAGTACCTTGGTTTCTAAATGCTGGTATAAAGCGATTAAATGTGGGATGGTACAGTAGTCCTTATAATCTGTTTTGAGCCTCCATATCAAACCACCAATTAAGCCTTCCACGGCATCCTTAAAAAATCGAGAAGTACTGTTATTATCTGATTCCTTTAATTCCAACAAATTTTCTAACAAAACCTTTGAAATTTCATAGACACTTTCTTCATCTGGTAAATACCTTGGAGCAATGGGGTTCACTCTGTGGTAAATGGAATCAAATGAAACAATATAAAAATCAGTACTGCTTTTCTGAAATATAGGATATGCCATTTCGGTAATTTCAAAATTCTTATAGTCGTGCATGACCCCGCAAAAAGCATTTTTGCCAAAGTGTTGTAAAAAATTATAGACCACACTTTCGGTCTTACCACTCCCTGCCGCTCCAATAATAGAGACTCCCCTTCGGATATTGTCTAATACAAAACGTGAACCTTTTGTATTGAGTACCACCCTAAATTCTTCATTCTTACTCTTAGTGATGTCATCTTTGGCAAAAAAGACATACAACAAAACATTTAAGAACAAAAACGGAATAATTATATATAAAAGCATCTTCATAAATGAAGAGAAATCCAGAGCATAATACCCAATCAATGATATACCGATTATACATAGACACATCAGAAAAAAACCGTAACGTACAAATCTTATAATTAGATAAGATATACAGCATAGTGTTAAACCATATAAGATCAAGCTGTAGATTTCTTCCATAATTTACGTTCTGAAAAATTAGTCTTAAATTCCTATTGACCCTGAGTTTATCATCTTTCCAACGCCTTTTTTAAGCTTTATAAATGCTTTAAATGCCAGTTGCACTTTGTTGGTAGGTATGTTGGGAATATTAGCTCCTGATTTATAGAGCAATCTAAAAGCCATTTGTTTTTCGTTCGATGGTAAGCCCACAAGTGTGGCAAAAAACGTTTTGGGATCTTTTATAAACATATTTTTGGCTCTATAACTTTCTATAAAATTCCTATTATAGCCAAAGGTGGTGTCAAATCTTTTCTCCGCGGCTTTATAAAATTTTTCCCTATGAAATCCTTGTTTTACTTTTTTGCCATTTAAGATAGTTTCTGATTCTTTATATTTTGATCCTGGGGATAGGCTAAACGAATTGGTGTTGTCCTTTCTACTGACAATAATATGGATATGGCTTTGGTAACCTTCTTTTTGCACTCCTCTCACAATGCGTTTGCCCTGTTGTTGGTGTGGGGCTTCTTTTTCCAGTTGGGTGATTTTTCTTTCCAATTTTTTGATATTTCCTGTTGATGCCCCTTCTTGAATATCCCTTATTTTAGTTTTGAGCTGGAGTATTTTCGTAGCATAGGGTTGGTTCTCTTGAATCTTTTTGTCTTGTCCTTTATAAGTACGTTCATGCTCAAGCTTGGCATAGTATTTAATATCGTCCACCGTAATTTTTTGATCCCTATAAAAAGCATTCGCATAATCCTTCATGATTTCCCGAACATACTTTCGCAATAGTTCAGGGTTGTTATTTATATGTTTTAATTCTCGTTGGCTTGGACTGACCACCAAAGAATAAAATTTAGGATCCTTTTTGGAAAGCTTGGCCGTATTGCCATCGGTTTCGGCAATTACTTCTTCAGAACTTATATTGTCGTTGTACTGGTCAAAAAAATGTTCCTGAAGCTCTATGCTTTTATCCTGATTTTCCTTTTCCAGATAATTGACAAAATCACGGACACTTCCTTTATAGTTCATACCGGATTGTTGTTTGGTAATAGCGATATACATTTTCTATAAATTTTTTAACGTTCGTTTCAATTTTATAAGCTCTGCTTCGGTGACTTCCAATTTCAAATAGTTCTTGCCAAAATTGCTCTTAACTATTTTGACCTTATCTAGCACATTGGAAAAATCTTGTTTTACCAAATTCATTTTCTCGGTCAATCGTTCATATCTGATTTTGGGCACGGTGGCTTCTTCAATCCGTGTGTTTTGTAATTGTTTATCCATAGGATTATCTGCAAACTTTTTTTCAATGAGTATAGGTTCTTCCTTTGTTTGTGATAGGTTTTCTTCAAATAAGGACATGAGCATGGCCGTTGTCGGTTTGGTCTGTTCCTTTTCTATGCTCTTGATTATGGCGATAATCGCATCGGTCCGTTTTCTGTTTTTTACGATTTCCTCTACCATACTCCGTTCAAATCGATCAGCGGGCATAAAGCCGTGCCACTCAAAAAAATTAATGACGGTTTCCAAGGTTTCCGAATAGGATTTTGATACCTTTTTGGAAAATCGTTTGAACCTTGACAGGGTTTTTCTTTTTAACCGTACCGCTTTAAAGTCATCCATTTTTCAATCTGATCCTATGTGCATTGTGACAATTTTTTTCAATGTTTTCAAGGCTTTTCAAAGGAATTGTGACAATTTTTTAAATTATTCCGAACCTTAATTTATATCAAAACCTCCATTTTATATGGCTTTTCGAAGCAAAATAAAACTGTAGCGTTGCTTTAGCACGCTACCCTCTTGCTTCTCCATTCCGCCCCGAGTTCTCGGGGCAAAATTTTCAAACAACCGAATATCTTCGGTCGCTTTTTAAAGGTATTTTATTTACTTTAAAAATGAAAACGCGGAATGATTTGAAACAGTTCGGTTTGATAACAAATTGTAGGAATTAGTGAAAATCTACAAATAAAGACGTCAGGTTTTTCTATTTGAATGTGTTTATTTTTCAAAAAAAACAATAAAAAAGCCTCTGAATATTCAAAGGCTTTTTCTTGGTTCAAATCAAATTAGATGTTAAAAACGTATTGATAAGAATACAGATTTTTAATCGCTTCCTCTTCCAATACATCATTATAATTTAAATGATGTTCTTTGGCAAAGGTTTTAAGGTCATTCCCAAATTTACGTTCGATATCTTCCTTAGATTCCAATAGTAAACGTTGTTGGGTATTATCATCGAGGTTGTTGTAATTCAAGTAAATCATAACATAAATTTTGAATTATAACAAATCGTTATCAGCAAAACTAAAGTACTCTCCATTGGGTGTAATGATAATATGGTCTAAAACTTTAACATCCAATAATTGAGAAGCCTTTTTAATTTTTTGTGTTAACTTTTTATCCGCTTCACTTGGTTTTAAAGTACCACTTGGGTGGTTATGTGCCAATATAATCCCAACCGATAATGTTTTAAGCACAATGCCAAACAGAATTCTTATATCTACTAACGTTCCCGTTATTCCGCCATACGATAGCGGAAATATGCCCTTTATCTTATTGGAATTATTTAATAATAGAATTTTAAATGTCTCGTGCAGACCAATGGTTTTTCTGTCCCAATTTTTAAAAAGTAGCTGGGCAACTTCATCAGAACTATTTACTGATTTTGATTTTAAAGTTCCTACTTTTTCTCTATAACTTATCTGTATTTCATTAACTTTGTCTTTACTCATAGCTGAATGTTTATTTTGGAATTCGTGAATCTTCGATTTCATTGTTTTTCTTTTTTAGGATTAATAATGAAAAGAGGGTGCATCTTACCACAGTAACACCCTCTTTTATTTTTGGTTCTTACTTACTGGGCTTTTCGTTTAATAGTAAGATTTCATTGGCTATAATCTCCGTTACGTATCGTTTTTCATCTTTGGCTTCATAGCTTCTCGTCTTTAGTTTGCCTACGACACCAATTTCTTTACCTTTGTTTACAAACTTTGCGATAATGTCCGCAGTCTTGCCCCATGCTATGACCGTATGCCAATTGGTTTCCGTTTGTTTTTCTCCCTTGCTATTTTTGTAGTTCTCATTGGTTGCCAATGATAAGCGGGCAACTTTCTTGCCACTTTCAAGGTTCGTAATGGTTGGTTCTTGTCCAACATTTCCGATTAACTGTACATGATTTTTAATTGTGCTCATAATAAAAGATTTAAATGATTAATAATTCCCCTTTTTAATTTAAACCGAAATCAATTTTAAGGGGTGTTTGTATGATTTCTTTCGTGCAGAGCACAATAGATGAAGTGGGTTTTGTCAAGACTTTTAGAAAACAAATCAGGTGAGTCTGCGACGTAGTAAAATCCTTGGATTTTCAGGGAAGTAGAAACCTTATTTTTTTCTAAAACTTTGTATAGTCTTTACAAGTTCCATAACGGCATTAGCAATTCTTTTAAAGCCATTTGTGACGAGAGCGTTACCGACAGTTAAGCGAATAGAACAAATGGATTTAATTTAGAATTGGTTATGTCATGCCTGTTTTTCGCTGTCCCGAAAAACAATAAAGGCTTCATCTATTATAAACCCCTTAAAATTGTGAGCCAAATACTTAATTTTTAGGGACTCTCGACAAAGACTAAAGAAGGCTTTGTTGAGAATTTCGTTAAGAAAATAATGTGTTTCGCTTTCCGCTGAAAAGCGAACTTCCTTCTGAAGTTTATAAGGTTCGATATTCAATCCAATAATGAACACAGGAACAAAAAATATATTGAAGATTATAAACTTCAGAAGGATGTTTAAGACTTTTTTTATAGAGAAGCTCTTTGTCCGAAATGCTCCCGATAGCAATCGGGAGGAGCGACAATGTGCTGAACGAAATAGTATGGCTGTAGTATAATTAAAACTCCAGTTTTGAAAGGTTCTGGAGAAACCTTTTGCAATTTTTCTTTAAACCTTGGCATATATTTCATCAAACAATCTTTTATCCAATTTTTCTTGTTGTGAAAAGGTTTTTTTCAAGGTATTATGAAGCATCCAATTGAAAGCATTGTAACCTACCCATAAATTCGGTTTTGAGTAAATCGGAATTAGTTCGTTTTCAATTAGATCAATAACCTCACGTGATTTTTTTGATGGGTCTTCGTTCTTATCACTACATTCATATCGGAACAGTTTTGTGCTTTTAAGAATTTCCTTAACGAATGCCTTGGTGTCAATGATTTCAATTTCTTCCATTTCTTTAAATTTTCGAGTAACTTGGTAATATTCGTTATTTAAAAATTTATCGAACAATAGATTAAGGCTGGGCATTATCATATTGACACTATTTTTCGTATGTCTAATTGAGAAAGCTATTTCTGATTGTGATACATGAAGTCCATTTGTACATACTTCTCTATAAAACCCAAAATGTCCAGAAGTTTTTTCACTTCCATCGTAGGAGTTTTTAAAACGTAACATAGGTAAAATCTTATCCTGTGCATTCTTTAACGAGAACTGATTATCATTCTCGATTATAAAATCGGTTATAAATGACCTATCGTTTCTATTTATTGTACGTTTATAATATTTTAGATTCGCATCTATCAATAGCTGCTCGGCTTTATTGAAAAAGAGTTCATTTGGAATATGACCATACCTCTTTGATACCACATTAACAATCTTGCCATTGGAAATAATGGCATTTTCCATTCCTCTTCTCGGTGTGATTCCCGTAATACTTTGTAAAGATTTTATTTCCGATGGAACGAAAATCTCATCTTGTTGTAAATTTTGTAAATACATACTATTTGATTTATGGTCTGTCAATTAACAGACCTGATTAAAAAAAGAAAACCTACTCTTTCGAGCAGGTTTTCATTGTTCAAGAAATTTTAAAAATTAACTACAGTTCAAATTGTACAATCTGTTCTTCAATTTCAGATTTACGCTGTTCCAATGTGGACTGTAAATGAGTTGTTACCAACTTTATCAAATTCGTATTGGTCGTCTTGAATTCCAGATTACGGGAATCTTTAAGGAAAAACGAACCTGAACCATCCTGATTGTAATTGAACTTTGTAAGTTCGGTCAACGTTTGAGCTAGTCGTTCGCGATTTGCTGCCAAACCTTTCAATTTCTCTAATCTTTGGATTCGGTCATCCAAATTGATTGTTGGTTTTTTGGCAATAATTGCCTTTTCATGGACAACGGTTTTTCCGATAGCGTCATCAGTTAACTTCTTTTGTACTTCCTTCTTAACGGTTGCATTTTCTTTTTTTGCTGTTCCGTTTTGCTTTGCTAATTTTTGCATAATTAAAATTTTTAAAGATTAAACAATATTTGAGCATTACGCAAACGGAAGACAAAATTTTGGAGCGTAAAGGAAACGGGATAAATAGTGAGCAACGAACGGTTTATGCCGTCCCTTTTTCGAGAAATATTTTGCGACGTTTATATTTCGGTAATATTGTATATATACTATAACTTCTTACTCAAAAGACAATTATTTAAAAGTCAAATTTAATTTGTTTCCGAATGATGTCATTTAAAATCAATTGATTAGATTTGTCACTTAGAAAGCTTAAAACGCTCACTTTGATGTCTTAATTGATGTCCTATTTTTAAAATAGAGAAATAAAATACTGGTATATAAGGGAATAGGTTTTAATTTCGAATCCTGCCACCCCGACAAAAGAAAACTTTTCATTTTCAATGAAAAGTTTTTTTGTTTTATAAAGATTTTAAACGTGTTGAAAGAAGTAAGAACAAAAATAATCCTACCCATCCGAAAAAGATGTTTAGAGAATATTTATGGTATGTACATTTTAATCAATATCTCACTAAGTTTTTCTATTTGTAATTTTAGTATTGACCTAATTATCTAGTTGTCTTTAATTTTCGAATAAGTTGTAAAGTTTCTTTTATTATATTAGCTAGTCCTTTAAATCTTTATTCGCTAGAATTTCTTTTATCTTACAACTCTACTTTACTCATTATTATTTATTAAAAATCTTCTATTAATAACAAAAATGGAAAAGGTATATTGCTCCGTATCAAAAAACTATAAATTGATGTGCATAAGCATATTAGTGAATATTAGTAGTTGTTATAAAAGTCTCAAATTTGCCGAAACAACCATTTTTAAAATTTTAGCATTAAAAAAGGTATTTTGAAAATAAATCTGTAATATATACTCTTTATAAATAATGAAACATTGATAGTTTTTTTAAAACTTAAAAAAGATATAACCAAATGAAAATAAATTCAGTTAACTGGGATTTGATTATAGATTCTCCAGGAAGAATCAATATTATTGGAGAACATACCGACTATAATTATGGCTTTGTTCTGCCAACTGCTATTGATAAAAAAATTCAGTTTAAATTCAATAAAAATGGTAGTCAAAACACTTGTAATATACATAGTAATAATTTTAATGTAGGTTTTACTTTTGAACTGGACGCCGTAAGTAAAAGCGACAAACAATGGGAAAATTATATTTTAGGCGTTATTCATGAATTACAACAATTATCTGATAAATTAAAAGGATTTGATTGTGTGTTGGATAGTGATATTCCAGTTGGTTCAGGTGTTAGTTCTTCGGCAGCTTTAGAATGCGGTTTGGCATTTGGTTTGAATGAATTATTTAATCTAGAGTTGTCTAAACAAACCATTGTAGAATTATCACAAAGAGCGGAACACAATTATGTAGGTACTAAATGTGGAATTATGGACCAGTTCGCATCCGTAATGAGCAAAAAAGATCACATAATCCTTTTAGATTGCCAATCGTTGGATTATCAATATGTACCCATTAAAATAGAACCTTATAAAATACTGTTATTGAATACTAATGTCTCTCATAATTTGGCTTCGGGGGAATATAATGTTCGTAGGGGCCAATGTGAACAAGGAGTGGAAATCATTAAGCAAAAATATCCTAACGTAAATTCTTTACGCGATGTTTCCTGTTCAATGTTAGATGAATTTAAGACCGAACTTTCAGAAGTAATCTTTAATAGATGTAAATACGTAGTTGAAGAAAAAGAGCGTGTTTTACAAGCAGCTGAGGCATTAAAAAATGGTCAACTCAATAAACTCGGCGAATATATGTATAAAACCCATGATGGATTACAGCATCTTTATGAGGTAAGTTGCCCGGAATTAGATTTTTTAGTTGATTTTTCTAAAAATTATGATGAAGTTATCGGTGCTAGAATGATGGGCGGTGGTTTTGGTGGCTGTACCATTAACATTATACATCAAGATATTGTAGTTAATTTTGTTGAAGAAGCCTCAAAGGCGTATTACGATAAATTCGATATTAAACTTACCGCTTTTGAAGCTATGCCATGTGGTGGAACTTCAAATTACTTGTAAAAAAAATATTAGTTTCAAATTTTGTTCACAAAATCTTTATATATAGGCTTTGGTGAAATTTTTTAAGACGGTATTAATATAGTTAACGCAAATAAAGAAAAGAGCTTTAGCTTCATATAATTTTTTTGATTTAACATATCTTTTTAGAAAACCATAAGTACTACTCTCGGAAATTTAAAAAAGATGCTAACCAATTTGACAACAATAATTATAAATATATCAGTACTATTTTCATTATTATTAATTTTGTATTTTACTTTAAATTAATTATTGAATGATAATTACTTATAAATATCAAATACTATCAACTATAGCTTTAATTGCTATATTACTAATAATAGGTCAATTGATAAAATTAGCCATTAGAAAATTTACACTTCTAAAAGCTATAGACTTAAATAGAAGAAAAGTTATCTTAAATTTACACTATTTAATTTTATATATACTCTTTGCTGTTTTTATCGCTATTATTTGGGGTGTAAAACCTAGGGAATTTACTGTTTTTATATCTTCTATTTTAGCGGTATTGGGTGTTGGCTTTTTTGCACAATGGTCTATTTTATCTAACCTTACTGCTAGCGTTATATTGTTTTTTAGTCATCCTGTAAGAATTGGCCACAGAATAAGAATTATTAACAAAGATTATGATTGGGTAGGCACAGTAATGGACATTTCTGGATTTTTTGTTTTTATGAAAACCGACAAAGGGGAAAATATTACCATACCAAATTCTATTGTCTTACAGCACGGTATTGAAATTTTAGACGATACAGAAGATGATATTGGATAATATTTCTATTTTTGCCAACCAATTTCGGGGCGTAGCTTAGTCCGGTTAAAGTGCTGGTCTGGGGGACCAGAGATCGGAGGTTCGAATCCTCTCGCCCCGACTATTAAAGCCAAAGATTTTTTTCGATTTTTGGCTTTTTTATTTATCAAAAAATGCTAAAGCTGAAATACCTTCTTCATTAACATCCACTTTTCTCCCGGTTCTGCCATAGGAAGTGCTTGCTGATACTTCCACATTAATTCTTCCCATTTTTCATTTTCGGGATATTTGGCATCTATTGCTGCTTTCTTTTCAAAAGAAAAACTATCATCTACTTCCATAATCATAAACATACGATTGCCAACTCTATAGATTTGCATATCTAAAATGCCCGATTCTTTAATACTCTGAATTATCTCAGGCCATACTTCTTTGTGATAATTTTCATAAGCTTTTATTAGCTTTTCATCATCTACCAAATCTAATGCTAAACAGTGTCTTTTCATGTTAAATGATTTTATGCAACATTTTTAGTTTCGTGCTTTTTAAAAACAGTATAACCGTACCAAGCAATATAGATAAAACAAGCCAAAGGCAAGATAAAAGAGAAGTTTACCTCTGAAACCCCAGCTATCGTAGTATCTGCAACTCCGTTACCTCCAGCATCTATTATCATTCCTTGTAATTTTGGCATTAAGGCTCCACCTACAATAGCCATAATTAAACCTGCGGAACCCACTTTAGATTGATCTTCTGTTAAATCGCCCAATGCAATACCATATATGGTTGGAAACATTAATGACATAAAGAAAGATATAGATACCAAGCAATATAGACCTACAATTCCTTCTATAAACATTGTTCCAAGAGAGAATAATAATGAAAATATTGCAAAATACATTAGCAGTTTACCTGAACTTATAAAACGGAGCATATAAGTACCAATAGCACGACCAATGAAGAATATTATAAAAACAGCTATTTGGTAGTAACCTGCGGTAACGCTATCCATACCAATCGCTTCGGCATAATGATAAATGTAGGTCCAACACATAATTTGAGCTCCTACATATAAGATTTGAGCTAACACACCTAATACGTATTTTTTATTCCTTCCGAGTGTTTTAAAAGTATCTACAATACTAGGCATACTGCCTTCATCTTTTGATTGTGGCATTTTGCTAACTACGAATAGCACAAAAACACCAATTAAAACTAACCCTAAAATAACATATGGGTTTCTGATTACCATTAAATCTGAAGTTTTCACTAAAACCTTAGAAGCCTCATCCAATGCACTAAAATCATCTATATCGTCAGATTGTAAATTTTTCAATACAAATTGCTGTGCTACCAATACACCTGCAATCAACCCTACTGGATTAAAAGCTTGAGCCAAATTCAAACGTTGCGTCGCAGTTTCCTTTGCCCCCATTGCTAATATGTAGGGGTTTGCTGCCGTTTCTAAAAATGCCAATCCGAACGTTAAGACGTATAACCCTAAACAAAAAAATAAAAAACTTTCTGACTGTGCGGCTGGATAAAACAACAATGCCCCAGTGGCATACAATGCCAACCCAATTAAAATACCAACTTTATAGGAGTATTTACGCATAAACATCGCTGCTGGTAATGCCATGCAAAAATAGCCTCCATAAAATGCCATCTGCACCCAGGCTGCTTCAGAGTTAGTAAGCTCTAATACTTTTTGAAATGCCTTTACCATGGGGTCAGTAACGGCATTTGCAAATCCCCATAAAACAAATAAGGAAGTAACCAATATAAACGGAATAAGCATCTTTTTAGATACTACTGGTATTTTGTTTGTTGTACTCATAATTAGGTGTGGTTTTAAAATTGGGTGTAAAATGTTTTATTTTAATAGTTGATTTATTCAGTCAGTAACGATCTATCTAAATGAACATATCCGCCATCAACAAAAATAAACTGTCCGGTTGTATGCGATGATTTTTCTGATATTGTAAATAAACAAGTATTAGCTATTTCTAACGGAGTTGTCATTCTATGTCCTAAAGGGATTTTTTTTACAATCTCCTTTAATTTTTCTTCTCCATTTTCTAGGGTTTTAATCCAGGTATCATAGGCAGGTGTCCAACTTTCAGCAATTAGGATAGCATTAGAGCGTATTCCGAATTTAATCAAATCAACTGCCCACTCACGTGTAAGTCCGAGTACCCCACCTTTAGATGCCGCATAACCAGAAGTACCTCCTTGCCCTGTCAAAGCTACTTTAGAACCAATATTAAGAATATTTCCTTTTGATTTTTTTAAAAAAGGTAAAGCATATTTTACCACTAAAAAATAGCTTACCATATTCAGTTTTAATGAACTCATAAACTCCTCATAAGTAGCATCTAATCCTACCCCATCGTTCACACCCACATTGTTTATTACAACATCAATTCTGTTGTACTTTTCAGTAATGGCTTTTACAGCATTCTTAATTTCATTAGGTTTAGTAACATCAGTTTGGCAAAAAATAGCATCAATACCTTTGGCTTGAATTTCTTTAACATATTCAATGCCCCTTTCATTTCTATCAATAATGGCCGGTATGGCACCTTCATTGACCAATTGCTGTAAGATGGTCTCCCCGATACTTCCTTCCAAGCCTGCAGCTCCAGTTATTACAACAATTTTATTTTTTAAGTTTAAATTCATTCTGATTGTTTATTTGGTAATCTTTATCCACAAAAATTTTCTTACAAAATCACAAAGTCGTTTGTTGTTCAAAATTGTTTAAGGCCACCCTCATCCCATTATCCAAAATAGTATTGAGATGGTCAACAATTACTAACCGTATGCCTTTATATTTATTTAAGTCCTCCTCCCAAAAATCAACATTTGCCAAAACCTTTTTTGTAAGGTCTTCTATTTCTAAATCTCCTCTATCATGTAATTCCCAGAGATTGGTAAAAAAATCTAAAACTTTTTTATCATCCTTTAGAGCAATTTTTTCTCCACATCGATCTCCTTTGTAAAAAGCAATGAGTGCCGCTAAAGAAAATAACAACTTTTTTGGCAAAGCATTTTCTCTTTTAATAAATTCTACAACAGAAGGCAAAACCCTTGTTTTGTACTTGGCAACAGCATTTAAGGAAATACTCATCAATTCATGCTCCAAATAAGGGTTTTTGAACCTATCCAATACATCATTTGCAAATTGGTCTAATTCCTTTTTAGAAAAATCTAATGTAAGGCAAATTTCATTAAAAATGGCTTCCTTTAAAAATTTCCCCACACTTACATCCTCTAAACTCTCACGTACTTTATCAATTCCGGACAGATAACCTACAGGTACTAAGGTGGTATGTGCCCCATTTAAAATTCGCACTTTTAGTGTTCTATAATTTTGAAGATTAGTAACAAATTTTACGTTTAAATCAGTTTTATCAAAAGGTAATTCTTTTTTTATGCTTTCTGAGTCTTGAGTTTCAATTATCCAACTATGATATATTTCTCCTGCAACAACTAATCTATCGCGATACTGCAATTTATTTTCTATTTCAACTATTCTGTTTTTAGGATATCCAGAAACAATTCTATCTACCAAAGTATTGCAAAAAAGATTAGCTTTCAAAATCCAATTTTTAAATTTAT from Aureibaculum sp. 2308TA14-22 includes:
- a CDS encoding tagaturonate reductase, whose amino-acid sequence is MKNLSREIIKANTYPNKIIQFGGGNFLRCFVDWMVQVLNEKTDFNAGVIIVKPTEQGNYKELRQQDGLFTVVLEGIKNEKLVEEKKVIGCVQEVINPYPEWQKYLSIAKNENLRFIVSNTTEAGIKFNPEDKYNDKPPQEFPAKLTILMHQRFQCFNGNLSKGFIILPCELIENNGEELQKNILEYADLWELGDKFKNWILKANLFCNTLVDRIVSGYPKNRIVEIENKLQYRDRLVVAGEIYHSWIIETQDSESIKKELPFDKTDLNVKFVTNLQNYRTLKVRILNGAHTTLVPVGYLSGIDKVRESLEDVSVGKFLKEAIFNEICLTLDFSKKELDQFANDVLDRFKNPYLEHELMSISLNAVAKYKTRVLPSVVEFIKRENALPKKLLFSLAALIAFYKGDRCGEKIALKDDKKVLDFFTNLWELHDRGDLEIEDLTKKVLANVDFWEEDLNKYKGIRLVIVDHLNTILDNGMRVALNNFEQQTTL
- a CDS encoding SDR family oxidoreductase yields the protein MNLNLKNKIVVITGAAGLEGSIGETILQQLVNEGAIPAIIDRNERGIEYVKEIQAKGIDAIFCQTDVTKPNEIKNAVKAITEKYNRIDVVINNVGVNDGVGLDATYEEFMSSLKLNMVSYFLVVKYALPFLKKSKGNILNIGSKVALTGQGGTSGYAASKGGVLGLTREWAVDLIKFGIRSNAILIAESWTPAYDTWIKTLENGEEKLKEIVKKIPLGHRMTTPLEIANTCLFTISEKSSHTTGQFIFVDGGYVHLDRSLLTE
- the fucP gene encoding L-fucose:H+ symporter permease produces the protein MSTTNKIPVVSKKMLIPFILVTSLFVLWGFANAVTDPMVKAFQKVLELTNSEAAWVQMAFYGGYFCMALPAAMFMRKYSYKVGILIGLALYATGALLFYPAAQSESFLFFCLGLYVLTFGLAFLETAANPYILAMGAKETATQRLNLAQAFNPVGLIAGVLVAQQFVLKNLQSDDIDDFSALDEASKVLVKTSDLMVIRNPYVILGLVLIGVFVLFVVSKMPQSKDEGSMPSIVDTFKTLGRNKKYVLGVLAQILYVGAQIMCWTYIYHYAEAIGMDSVTAGYYQIAVFIIFFIGRAIGTYMLRFISSGKLLMYFAIFSLLFSLGTMFIEGIVGLYCLVSISFFMSLMFPTIYGIALGDLTEDQSKVGSAGLIMAIVGGALMPKLQGMIIDAGGNGVADTTIAGVSEVNFSFILPLACFIYIAWYGYTVFKKHETKNVA